From a single Apium graveolens cultivar Ventura chromosome 2, ASM990537v1, whole genome shotgun sequence genomic region:
- the LOC141706458 gene encoding uncharacterized protein LOC141706458, which yields MLHLDFEALKELHNTANNLLHSPVIKQTLVSHQQEKHVNEVSEASLCMLDACGNTKDVLLLVKDHLQELQSTFRRISIGETAATENKLSGFCVYRKKLRKELLNCSRTLKGMKNNEIMHSDLYSIDQNLGVVVNVLREVRATNVSIVESLMSLMSMPSPVCKSNRGSFRSKFMRVNSLSLWKNCDMKTFQTGNRILEAVETAIEDLEVELDCIFRRLIRTRVSLLNIFTT from the coding sequence ATGTTGCACTTAGACTTTGAAGCTTTGAAAGAACTTCACAACACAGCAAACAATTTGCTTCACTCCCCAGTAATCAAACAGACTCTTGTCAGTCACCAGCAAGAGAAACATGTTAATGAGGTCTCTGAAGCATCTCTCTGCATGTTGGATGCCTGCGGAAATACTAAAGATGTTCTTCTGTTGGTTAAAGACCATCTCCAGGAGCTTCAATCAACCTTTCGTAGGATCAGCATTGGTGAAACTGCAgcaacagaaaacaaactttcGGGGTTTTGTGTTTACAGAAAGAAGCTGAGAAAAGAGCTGTTGAATTGCTCGAGGACATTGAAAGGAATGAAGAACAATGAGATAATGCACTCTGATCTCTACTCTATTGATCAGAACCTGGGGGTGGTTGTCAATGTGCTAAGAGAAGTGAGGGCTACAAATGTTTCAATTGTGGAGTCACTCATGTCATTGATGTCCATGCCTAGTCCTGTTTGCAAATCAAACAGAGGGTCATTTAGATCAAAATTCATGAGAGTGAACAGCCTAAGTCTCTGGAAAAACTGCGACATGAAGACATTTCAAACAGGCAACAGAATATTGGAAGCTGTGGAGACTGCCATTGAAGATCTCGAAGTTGAGTTAGACTGCATCTTTAGAAGGTTGATTCGAACCAGAGTTTCCCTTCTCAACATATTCACCACCTAG
- the LOC141705068 gene encoding uncharacterized protein LOC141705068 — protein sequence MSHSRSISLPSRPHPSATDVEEHLCRLRSSDATSTSSLCNRLSGLKDLYMCMDDFLQLPIMHSSDSEVVLGASIRLLDLCNLTKDAFSQMRASVQDLESSLRRREADVSSKVGRYLICLKKVNKMVSKSLASFKKSHNKKCKETSAIVSLLREVEVVSITIFESLFSSVFPAKEASKQNRWSLVFKSTQSKRVHEVSDLKCLMELDTNMQHCEEDLECVFRSLIKIRVSILNVLNK from the coding sequence ATGAGCCATTCTCGTTCAATCAGCTTACCGTCCAGACCTCATCCTTCTGCCACGGATGTAGAGGAGCATTTGTGCAGACTAAGGTCATCGGATGCTACATCAACTTCATCACTATGTAACAGACTCAGTGGCTTGAAAGACTTGTATATGTGTATGGATGACTTTCTTCAGTTGCCAATTATGCATTCTAGCGATTCTGAAGTAGTTCTAGGTGCATCTATTAGGCTGTTGGATTTATGCAACTTAACTAAAGATGCATTCTCACAAATGAGAGCATCAGTGCAAGATCTTGAGTCATCTCTTCGAAGAAGAGAAGCTGATGTATCAAGCAAAGTTGGAAGGTACTTAATCTGTTTGAAAAAAGTTAACAAAATGGTCTCCAAGAGCCTTGCTAGTTTTAAGAAGTCTCACAATAAGAAATGCAAGGAGACTTCTGCTATTGTAAGCCTCCTAAGAGAAGTTGAAGTGGTCAGTATAACAATTTTCGAGTCTCTTTTCTCATCTGTCTTTCCTGCAAAGGAAGCATCAAAGCAAAACCGGTGGTCATTGGTTTTCAAGTCAACACAATCCAAACGTGTACATGAAGTCAGTGATCTGAAATGTTTGATGGAACTTGACACAAACATGCAACACTGCGAGGAGGACCTAGAATGTGTTTTCAGATCTTTGATAAAGATTAGAGTCTCTATTCTCAATGTGCTTAACAAATAG
- the LOC141705051 gene encoding uncharacterized protein LOC141705051: MSHSRSISLPSRPHPSAEDVGEHLCRLRSSDATSTSSLCTKLSGLKDLYECLDDFLKLPNVHSNDSEEVLGASIRLLDLCNLTKDAFSQMRASVQDLESSLRRREADVSCKVGRYLICMKKVNKMISKSLASFKKSQNKKCKETSAIVSLLREVEVVSITIFESLFSSLVPAKEASKQNRWSLAFKSTQSKHVHEVSDLKCLRELNTNMQHCEEDLECVFRCLIKTRVSILNFSNRY, encoded by the coding sequence ATGAGCCATTCTCGTTCAATCAGCTTACCTTCCAGACCTCATCCTTCAGCCGAGGATGTAGGGGAGCACTTGTGCAGATTAAGGTCATCAGATGCTACATCCACTTCATCTCTATGCACCAAACTCAGTGGCCTCAAGGACTTGTATGAATGTCTAGATGACTTCCTTAAATTGCCAAATGTGCACTCTAACGATTCTGAAGAAGTTCTTGGTGCATCTATTAGGCTATTGGATTTGTGCAATTTAACTAAAGATGCATTCTCACAAATGAGAGCATCTGTGCAAGATCTTGAGTCATCTCTTCGAAGAAGAGAAGCTGATGTATCATGCAAAGTTGGAAGGTACTTGATCTGTATGAAAAAAGTTAACAAAATGATCTCCAAGAGCCTTGCTAGTTTTAAAAAGTCTCAAAATAAGAAATGCAAGGAGACTTCTGCTATTGTAAGCCTCCTAAGAGAAGTTGAAGTGGTCAGTATAACAATTTTCGAGTCTCTTTTCTCATCACTCGTTCCTGCAAAGGAAGCATCAAAGCAAAACCGGTGGTCATTGGCTTTCAAGTCAACACAATCCAAACATGTACATGAAGTCAGTGATCTGAAATGTTTGAGGGAACTTAACACGAACATGCAACACTGCGAGGAGGACCTAGAATGTGTGTTCAGATGTTTGATAAAGACTAGAGtctctattctcaatttttcaaaccGTTACTAG
- the LOC141705059 gene encoding uncharacterized protein LOC141705059, with amino-acid sequence MSHSRSISLPSRPHPSAEDVEEQLCRLRSSDATSTSSLCTKLSGLKYLYECLDDFLKFPSVLTNGSEEVLGASIRLLDLCNLTKDAFSQIRASVQDLESSLRRREADVSSKVGRYLICLKIVNKMVSKSLASFKKSQNKKCKETSAIVSLLREVEVVSITIFESLFSSVFPAKEASKQNRWSLVFKSTQSKRVHEVTDLKCLMELDTNMQHCEEDLECVFRSLIKIRVSILNFSNHY; translated from the coding sequence ATGAGCCATTCTCGTTCAATCAGCTTACCGTCCAGACCTCATCCTTCAGCCGAGGATGTAGAGGAGCAGTTGTGCAGACTAAGGTCATCAGATGCTACATCCACTTCATCCCTATGCACCAAACTCAGTGGCCTCAAGTACTTGTATGAATGTCTAGACGACTTCCTTAAATTTCCAAGTGTGCTTACTAACGGTTCTGAAGAAGTTCTTGGTGCATCTATTAGGCTGTTGGATTTGTGCAATTTAACTAAAGATGCATTCTCACAAATCAGAGCATCCGTGCAAGATCTTGAGTCATCTCTTCGAAGAAGAGAAGCTGATGTATCAAGCAAAGTTGGAAGGTACTTAATCTGTTTGAAAATAGTTAACAAAATGGTCTCCAAGAGCCTTGCTAGTTTTAAGAAGTCTCAGAATAAGAAATGCAAGGAGACTTCTGCTATTGTAAGCCTCCTAAGAGAAGTTGAAGTGGTCAGTATAACAATTTTCGAGTCTCTTTTCTCATCTGTCTTTCCTGCAAAGGAAGCATCAAAGCAAAACCGGTGGTCATTGGTTTTCAAGTCAACACAATCCAAACGTGTACATGAAGTCACTGATCTGAAATGTTTGATGGAACTTGACACAAACATGCAACACTGCGAGGAGGACCTAGAATGTGTTTTCAGATCTTTGATAAAGATTAGAGtctctattctcaatttttcaaaccATTACTAG
- the LOC141709077 gene encoding transcription factor ABORTED MICROSPORES isoform X1, producing the protein MSCMSCSSPTTVTAYLHIHLFYIAKIIVSILLLFTLACSGTRYRYIILYFAKIKSFRSWWEGNMSFLQSMMEKIRPVLVGVKGWNYCVFWKLSEDQRFLELMDCCCAGSENKVDNNMNGEAGDEEELLFTVVCMSNNNPCRDIMFQHPATKACQLLSHLPSSLPMDSGIHAQALISNQPKWLNFSNTCHSDIMQEDAVETRVLIPVSVGLVELFVDKQVSEDQRLIDFITSQFNISQDDQITSNFSFKPTSIITENDQKNHKELFQPPVSPATMIQNLNLQDDISTDQIHLHNSSMNFFQQFDDHNMENGNKSLLESPDDQLNEDHRPLNAYDPEDLDTFQKSLIKNAIASVDAQMINTNVEPTKSKKRQSDDRDSMNRSDSVSDDEDNNDDEDNNDGKYRRRNGKSGACKNLEAERKRRKKLNERLYHLRSLVPKITKLDRASILGDAIEYVMELKQQVEDLQNELERNMDDEGGQQNDNDQSTLQSEVVHGSEVKIGKKSEVVKPCSRTYNVGASSSIGTEVSTKKNPNSENTNDKVQQMEPQVEVIQLDGNELFVKVFCEHKPGGFVKLMEALSSLGLEVTNVNVTSLLSLVLNVFKVERKDCDMIQADHVRESLLDLTRNPNRSWPEISKAATSENGNGSDHHNYHPYHHHQHPMHFHHNHHLHHLHN; encoded by the exons ATGTCATGCATGTCCTGCTCTTCACCTACCACAGTAACGGCCTATCTACATATACATCTATTTTATATAGCTAAGATAATAGTGAG CATCCTACTTTTGTTTACCCTTGCATGCTCAGGTACAAGATATAGATACATCATCCTGTATTTTGCCAAGATCAAAAGCTTCCGTTCGTGGTGGGAAG GAAACATGAGCTTTTTGCAATCTATGATGGAAAAAATAAGGCCAGTACTTGTTGGTGTCAAAGGCTGGAACTACTGTGTTTTCTGGAAACTGAGTGAAGATCAAAG GTTCCTTGAGTTAATGGATTGCTGCTGCGCTGGGAGTGAGAACAAGGTGGATAATAATATGAATGGTGAAGCAGGAGATGAGGAGGAGCTTCTGTTCACAGTTGTTTGTATGAGTAATAATAATCCTTGCAGAGATATCATGTTTCAGCATCCAGCAACTAAGGCCTGTCAGCTGCTTTCACATTTACCTTCTTCTCTTCCAATGGATTCTGG GATTCATGCACAGGCCTTGATATCGAATCAACCCAAATGGCTCAACTTCTCTAACACCTGCCACTCAGACATAATGCAGGAG GATGCAGTGGAGACTAGGGTTTTAATTCCGGTTTCAGTTGGATTAGTTGAGCTCTTTGTAGACAAACAA GTATCTGAAGATCAACGTTTGATAGATTTTATAACATCACAGTTTAACATCTCACAAGATGATCAGATCACTTCAAACTTCTCATTCAAACCAACTTCAATAATTACTGAAAATGATCAAAAAAATCACAAGGAGCTTTTCCAGCCACCAGTCTCTCCAGCAACAATGATCCAAAATCTGAATCTTCAAGATGATATCAGCACAGATCAAATTCATTTACACAACTCTTCAATGAACTTCTTCCAACAATTTGACGATCACAATATGGAAAACGGAAACAAGAGCTTACTAGAAAGTCCCGATGATCAGTTGAATGAGGATCATAGGCCCTTAAATGCATATGATCCAGAAGATCTTGACACATTCCAGAAGTCCTTGATTAAAAATGCTATTGCAAGTGTTGATGCACAAATGATCAATACTAATGTGGAGCCTACTAAAAGCAAGAAACGACAAAGTGATGATCGAGATTCCATGAACAGATCAGATTCGGTCTCTGATGATGAAGACAATAATGATGATGAAGATAATAATGATGGGAAGTACAGAAGAAGAAATGGAAAAAGTGGAGCTTGTAAAAACCTTGAAGCTGAAAGGAAGAGACGGAAAAAGCTTAATGAAAGGCTTTATCATCTTAGGTCTTTGGTTCCTAAAATTACCAAG TTGGACAGAGCTTCAATTCTTGGAGATGCAATTGAATATGTAATGGAGTTAAAGCAACAAGTTGAAGATCTTCAAAATGAGCTGGAGAGGAACATGGACGATGAAGGTGGACAACAAAATGATAATGATCAAAGCACTCTTCAGTCAGAGGTTGTACATGGAAGTGAAGTTAAAATTGGAAAAAAATCTGAAGTTGTTAAACCTTGCAGTAGGACTTATAATGTGGGAGCGTCATCAAGTATTGGAACTGAGGTCTCCACTAAGAAAAATCCGAACTCTGAAAATACTAACGATAAGGTGCAGCAAATGGAG CCGCAAGTGGAAGTGATTCAATTGGATGGAAATGAGTTGTTTGTGAAGGTATTCTGTGAGCACAAGCCAGGTGGTTTTGTGAAGTTAATGGAGGCTCTGAGTTCTCTTGGGCTTGAAGTAACAAATGTGAATGTTACTAGCTTATTATCACTTGTTCTCAATGTCTTCAAAGTTGAG AGGAAAGACTGTGACATGATTCAAGCTGATCATGTAAGGGAGTCTCTCCTGGACCTAACTAGAAACCCGAACCGAAGTTGGCCTGAGATATCTAAAGCAGCTACATCAGAAAATGGAAATGGCAGTGATCATCACAATTACCATCCTTATCACCACCATCAACATCCCATGCACTTCCACCACAATCATCATCTCCACCATCTCCATAATTAA
- the LOC141709077 gene encoding transcription factor ABORTED MICROSPORES isoform X2: protein MSFLQSMMEKIRPVLVGVKGWNYCVFWKLSEDQRFLELMDCCCAGSENKVDNNMNGEAGDEEELLFTVVCMSNNNPCRDIMFQHPATKACQLLSHLPSSLPMDSGIHAQALISNQPKWLNFSNTCHSDIMQEDAVETRVLIPVSVGLVELFVDKQVSEDQRLIDFITSQFNISQDDQITSNFSFKPTSIITENDQKNHKELFQPPVSPATMIQNLNLQDDISTDQIHLHNSSMNFFQQFDDHNMENGNKSLLESPDDQLNEDHRPLNAYDPEDLDTFQKSLIKNAIASVDAQMINTNVEPTKSKKRQSDDRDSMNRSDSVSDDEDNNDDEDNNDGKYRRRNGKSGACKNLEAERKRRKKLNERLYHLRSLVPKITKLDRASILGDAIEYVMELKQQVEDLQNELERNMDDEGGQQNDNDQSTLQSEVVHGSEVKIGKKSEVVKPCSRTYNVGASSSIGTEVSTKKNPNSENTNDKVQQMEPQVEVIQLDGNELFVKVFCEHKPGGFVKLMEALSSLGLEVTNVNVTSLLSLVLNVFKVERKDCDMIQADHVRESLLDLTRNPNRSWPEISKAATSENGNGSDHHNYHPYHHHQHPMHFHHNHHLHHLHN from the exons ATGAGCTTTTTGCAATCTATGATGGAAAAAATAAGGCCAGTACTTGTTGGTGTCAAAGGCTGGAACTACTGTGTTTTCTGGAAACTGAGTGAAGATCAAAG GTTCCTTGAGTTAATGGATTGCTGCTGCGCTGGGAGTGAGAACAAGGTGGATAATAATATGAATGGTGAAGCAGGAGATGAGGAGGAGCTTCTGTTCACAGTTGTTTGTATGAGTAATAATAATCCTTGCAGAGATATCATGTTTCAGCATCCAGCAACTAAGGCCTGTCAGCTGCTTTCACATTTACCTTCTTCTCTTCCAATGGATTCTGG GATTCATGCACAGGCCTTGATATCGAATCAACCCAAATGGCTCAACTTCTCTAACACCTGCCACTCAGACATAATGCAGGAG GATGCAGTGGAGACTAGGGTTTTAATTCCGGTTTCAGTTGGATTAGTTGAGCTCTTTGTAGACAAACAA GTATCTGAAGATCAACGTTTGATAGATTTTATAACATCACAGTTTAACATCTCACAAGATGATCAGATCACTTCAAACTTCTCATTCAAACCAACTTCAATAATTACTGAAAATGATCAAAAAAATCACAAGGAGCTTTTCCAGCCACCAGTCTCTCCAGCAACAATGATCCAAAATCTGAATCTTCAAGATGATATCAGCACAGATCAAATTCATTTACACAACTCTTCAATGAACTTCTTCCAACAATTTGACGATCACAATATGGAAAACGGAAACAAGAGCTTACTAGAAAGTCCCGATGATCAGTTGAATGAGGATCATAGGCCCTTAAATGCATATGATCCAGAAGATCTTGACACATTCCAGAAGTCCTTGATTAAAAATGCTATTGCAAGTGTTGATGCACAAATGATCAATACTAATGTGGAGCCTACTAAAAGCAAGAAACGACAAAGTGATGATCGAGATTCCATGAACAGATCAGATTCGGTCTCTGATGATGAAGACAATAATGATGATGAAGATAATAATGATGGGAAGTACAGAAGAAGAAATGGAAAAAGTGGAGCTTGTAAAAACCTTGAAGCTGAAAGGAAGAGACGGAAAAAGCTTAATGAAAGGCTTTATCATCTTAGGTCTTTGGTTCCTAAAATTACCAAG TTGGACAGAGCTTCAATTCTTGGAGATGCAATTGAATATGTAATGGAGTTAAAGCAACAAGTTGAAGATCTTCAAAATGAGCTGGAGAGGAACATGGACGATGAAGGTGGACAACAAAATGATAATGATCAAAGCACTCTTCAGTCAGAGGTTGTACATGGAAGTGAAGTTAAAATTGGAAAAAAATCTGAAGTTGTTAAACCTTGCAGTAGGACTTATAATGTGGGAGCGTCATCAAGTATTGGAACTGAGGTCTCCACTAAGAAAAATCCGAACTCTGAAAATACTAACGATAAGGTGCAGCAAATGGAG CCGCAAGTGGAAGTGATTCAATTGGATGGAAATGAGTTGTTTGTGAAGGTATTCTGTGAGCACAAGCCAGGTGGTTTTGTGAAGTTAATGGAGGCTCTGAGTTCTCTTGGGCTTGAAGTAACAAATGTGAATGTTACTAGCTTATTATCACTTGTTCTCAATGTCTTCAAAGTTGAG AGGAAAGACTGTGACATGATTCAAGCTGATCATGTAAGGGAGTCTCTCCTGGACCTAACTAGAAACCCGAACCGAAGTTGGCCTGAGATATCTAAAGCAGCTACATCAGAAAATGGAAATGGCAGTGATCATCACAATTACCATCCTTATCACCACCATCAACATCCCATGCACTTCCACCACAATCATCATCTCCACCATCTCCATAATTAA
- the LOC141705040 gene encoding basic blue protein-like, translating to MEGAKPVSCFMKIFFLIYCSFLSTSTVESLVYNVGDSENWNTGVNYLSWLQKYNFSVGDTLVFNYVLTQHNTCVVTQATYQSCNSSTGVLARYETGNDQIVLNEAKKYWFICDVPDHCSGGMRFGINVNDINNNTTADVPSGMDQNSATKKRDASLLVYSVAASLAFLLKVLT from the exons ATGGAAGGAGCTAAACCTGTGAGTTGCTTTATGAAGATATTTTTCCTCATTTATTGTTCATTTCTAAGTACTAGTACAGTTGAATCCCTGGTCTACAACGTTGGTGATTCCGAAAACTGGAACACAGGAGTAAATTATCTAAGTTGGTTGCAGAAGTACAATTTCAGCGTTGGCGACACTCTTG TTTTTAATTATGTTCTGACGCAGCATAATACTTGTGTGGTAACACAAGCTACATACCAGTCCTGCAACTCAAGCACTGGAGTGTTGGCGAGATATGAGACTGGAAATGATCAAATTGTGCTGAATGAGGCCAAAAAATATTGGTTTATATGTGATGTGCCTGACCATTGTTCTGGTGGTATGAGATTTGGTATCAACGTAAACGATATTAATAATAATACAACTGCAGATGTTCCATCAGGCATGGATCAAAACAGCGCGACAAAGAAAAGGGATGCTAGTTTACTTGTATATTCTGTAGCTGCTTCATTAGCCTTTCTACTGAAAGTTCTAACATAA